DNA sequence from the Trypanosoma brucei gambiense DAL972 chromosome 9, complete sequence genome:
GGAGTCACTCCGTGTGCTTGTTCTTGACGAGGCCGATGAGATGCTCTCTCAGGGTTTTGCCGAACAGATTTACGATATCTTCCGTTTCCTGCCTAAGGAGATTCAGGTAGCCCTGTTCTCTGCTACCATGCCCGATGACGTGCTCGAGCTCACAAAGAAGTTCATGCGCGACCCCACTCGTATTCTTGTGAAGCGGGAGAGCCTCACCCTTGAGGGTATCAAGCAGTTCTTCATCGctgtggaggaggagcacAAGCTTGATACTCTTATGGATTTGTACGAAACCGTGAGCATTGCGCAGAGTGTGATATTCGCCAACACCCGCCGCAAGGTGGACTGGCTCGCCTCTCAGttgaacagcagcaaccacacGGTCAGCTGCATGCACTCCGAGATGTCGAAGCAAGAGCGTGAAAAAGTCATGGGTACCTTCCGCAACGGAAGCTCCCGCGTGTTAGTGACGACGGACCTTGTGGCCCGTGGTATCGATGTGCACCACGTGAACATCGTCATCAACTTCGACCTCCCCacgaacaaagaaaactacCTTCACCGTATTGGTCGTGGTGGTCGGTATGGACGTAAGGGTGTGGCAATCAACTTCGTCACTCAGAAGGATGTGGAGGTCCTGCGGGAGATTGAATCGCATTATCACACGCAAATTGAAGAGCTTCCAGTTGACTTTGCTGCCTACCTTGGTGAGTAACGGGAGGTGTCTGTGCAATGCGGGCATGAAGGGAATCGGCCCTTTACCCCCATTACATCCCTGTCTTCCTTCTATCCCCACTGCTGTCGCCGTAGACAAGTGGGTGGCGGGACGAGGCGGGGGGCGAGTGAAG
Encoded proteins:
- a CDS encoding eukaryotic initiation factor 4a, putative, producing MAQQGKVEPQDQDSFLDDQPGIRPIPSFDDMPLHQNLLRGIYSHGFEKPSSIQQRAIVPFTRGGDIIAQAQSGTGKTGAFSIGLLQRLDFRHNVLQGLVLSPTRELAMQTAEVITRIGEFLAEGSSSFCATFVGGTRVQDDYRKLQSGTIVAVGTPGRVVDVTKRGAMRTESLRVLVLDEADEMLSQGFAEQIYDIFRFLPKEIQVALFSATMPDDVLELTKKFMRDPTRILVKRESLTLEGIKQFFIAVEEEHKLDTLMDLYETVSIAQSVIFANTRRKVDWLASQLNSSNHTVSCMHSEMSKQEREKVMGTFRNGSSRVLVTTDLVARGIDVHHVNIVINFDLPTNKENYLHRIGRGGRYGRKGVAINFVTQKDVEVLREIESHYHTQIEELPVDFAAYLGE